The Fusarium fujikuroi IMI 58289 draft genome, chromosome FFUJ_chr01 sequence GAAAATGCTACATCGAAGTATCCTCACCAAATAATAAGAGAGTTATTGACTAAGTTGCTTCTCTTCAATTCCGATTGTAAATTTCGACTGACCATCCCCATACAGGATTCGATACAAATACATGCGGGCGGGAACGGTAATGCAGATCCCAGGCTAGTGAGCGGGCGGGCGCTAGTACCTTGATGCTTGAAGGCGTTGAAAACTCTCTCACCCATGCCTTCAACACCTTCTGCGACGTGCAGGCAAAGTTGGACATCTGTAGATCataattatttatctagTGTCTTGGACGTCAAATCAAGCAAGGTATATAAAACGTGGCAGACCCATCCCTGTACCGAACATAGCAAGACCTATTCTTGTGGAATCCTTTTTCATGGGGCACCCTACGCATAGCCCCCCGCATGGAAGCATATAATCAGGTTATAATGAGCGGCCGACCAAAGAGAATATTatacctcaacaccacgtGCGCTTCCCCTTGGCGCTTATGGAGAGTTGCTCTGTTGAGGTGACCGATTGTATGTGCATAAGGGATCTTCACTCTTCGGGTATACTGAAGTCTTGATCAACTAACCCCGCAAacggcacggcacggcaGAGCACGGCACAGCACGTCCCGTGTCTCATGCTCCTCCCACACCAGCTACTAGGCAAAGAACCGGGCCAACTGCTCCGAATACTGAGACCTTGACTTTGAATAAGCATTTAGTCCTATACTGCAACCTGCGGTGAGACAATGTTTCGCGAAGATGATATTTTCTCCTTCCAAAGCCCACAGTAATTTCGACACCAATTATCGTGTATTCCCCAAGACGCCACCGTAACCTACGGCAGCACGGCTGTATTTGAATGGTCCCTTGGGAGTGGCAGCCATCACTCGGAATCGCCATGCCACACAATTCTTGACCATAGCGGTCGTTAGGATGGATCTTGTTCAGCGTCCACCATACATAAGCATGCTCCGATTACAATAAGACCCGTCCGAGTTAGATGGAGGCCAGAATCTGTGACCGTAAACCACTTACCATGCACTGCATGTGGCAAACACACCGCCTTTCTTGCTTTATTAACGTGCTGGGAACCGGCTTTGAAGTTAGGCAATCTCGGCAGATACAAGAACTTGATTTGAGCATCTACACTTCCGTCTATGCTTTCACATTTATTCTTCACAACTGTCCGGGCCACCTTAACAACCATCAACACCCAATCTTGAAACCATAGTCATGATTAGCAAATTGTACAAACCCGAAGAGGAAGTCTGTGTAAGTATCCCTACCAGACTTAACTACACTTTCTTACGAAAGACAACGCAGTATGGCGACGGTCGCGAACAACAGCTTTTAGACTTTGTCAAAAGCCATCCTCGCTTGAATCTGATGGAGAATAATCCGAGCGAGGCGCTATCTGCTATAGATGAGTTTGGTCACCAGGAGAACTTCCTCATGAACGTAGGAAAGAACAAAGGTGCCATAGTCACTAATATCATCGCGGAGAGGTCTCCAGCGCTTATGGTCGAGCTGGGGGGCTATATCGGGTACTCTGCCATACTCTTTGGTGACGCACTTAAGAAGGCAGGCGGCCAGAAGTACATAAGCCTCGAGATTAATGAGACGTTTGCTTCTGTGGCATCCTCTTTAATTTCGATCGCTGGGTTGAACGACATTGTCGAGGTCAGGGTTGGCCCATGTGTCGCTTCGTTACAGAGGATTCGAGAGGAAAATTTGAATCTCCAAATCGACTTGCTTTTCCTGGATCATCAGAAATCGGCGTATGTTGCCGACCTGATGCTCTGTGAGGAGCTTTCCCTGATTCGTTCTGGTTCTATAGTTGTGGCCGACAATGTCATATCTCCAGGAGCGCCCTTCTACCTTGATTATATCCGAGGCTCCCAACAAGAGAAGGAACAGCTGCGTGGTCagttggccaaggaggatgagcGATTGTTACGCATTGGGAACTGCAGTCTAAAGTACACCTCTAGACTTCATAAAGGCTTTGAGCCGACCGGAGAACCTGTGAGTGGGTTGGTTTCGCTCTGTTGTTATTTCCCATCTTGACACCGTCAGCTCTACTTATCTATCATTCCAAAGACGTTCCAGATTTGCTATACTAATATTTTTATGCTCCTAGGACGGTATTGAAGAGTCAGTCTGCGCTTAGGCTCTAGATAGCTTATCGAAGCTTCCTCCTTATCCTAGATAAACGAGGAAAATGATATGGCACCGCTCTGGGGATGAGCTGGGTAACATTCAGTCAAACTTTCTGATCTCGCTGTCTCAATATTctttgatcatcatcaatttAATTTGCAAGCCTCTGGTCTATCTGAACGCCCAATCATTTCGCTTCTCTTTACATTTCTTCACAAGCATATATTGAATTAGAACAGGAGAAGCCGGCGGCATGATGAAAGTGAATTCACGTTAATAGTAGTGAGAGGAGGATGCTTATAATCTTCCTATCATCCGATACATGTTTCTTATTCAGAAGAAAGATGTGAGCAACCATTTTATATAGCTGAATAGTTGGTTACTGTGCCTGGGgatctttgcttcttcttgaagcgAAAAATATTGTTTTCTTCCTGCAAATAGCCCCTTAAACGTACAAATTGAGACTACAAGCCTACTGTATTGTTCCAGCGGCTGAAAAGCAACGAgggagcaaaagaaagaaaaaagtgAACCGAGAGCGGGTTCGTACGCAGAGCGCTACAAAATGTCCTAGCCAAGTTTGAAATTGGTTTTGTTTATCTTGCTTGCTATTTCACCAACCCCTTTCCTAAACTTACGCATACTGAGAGAGGGCCACCTGAGACATGATTTCACCAATGTGATTGATCAGCTTTCCTGCCTCAGCCACATAGTCATTAAAATCCGGTTCTGTGTGTTTTGTCTCGTAGATCTGGGCGTGGCAGACTCTAATTCGACGGTCGTGACCGACTTTCGTCTGGTTCTATGCCCTACGGCACGATGATGTGAGTTTGTTTCAAGCTTTTCTTGGATGAGGGTTACAGTCAGTCGGTGATGGCTAGAATAGATGGCACACCAAACCCGAGGCGTTTATCTCAAGGTTAATTTCAAGACAGTCATTATCACATGGTCAGGAGTGGACCAGTGCTACAGGCCAGAGAGACAGAATTGCACCATGTGGCTTGAGCGAGATAGATCGTGCTCTTCTTTCCCACAAAGCACCAGCCAGGTGCAAGGCTAGATCATGATATTTCATTCAAGGACCCTGAATATCTAACTGGAATATCATATCCACCGGCTTAAACAAGGAAGACATGTAGTATGAGTCGCTTTTTTTTCATTCCCATAACTGACGTTGAAAGGACGCCTGGCTTGCTCTGCATATCCTTATGCGCTTTGAATCGGCAGGCGCATGGAGGATGGGTAAAAACAAGATAATCCCTATTATCCTCCGATCGGTATGGCATTAGCACCTAATCTATGACTCGATTCAATTGATATTCATCGCGTGACGCACCTCACTACCCAACACAAAATGTTTGGCTCGCCATGATTTAAGTACAAACATTTTCATATCATGCTTCCATCTGTAACTCACACTTCATTTTCGAGTAGTCATGCGTCATCTTTCAGAAGTAGTCGAAGCGTTAGCTCACCAAGCAGCAGATAAATGCTGGGTAAGGATAATGCAAACCTCTGAAGAACGGCAAGCATTTTGCGATATTACCTGGTCGGGTCTACAAAGTGCCGTTATaaacttttcttctttcatgAAAAATGAGACTGCAGATGTTAATGGTCGCTCGACCTTGGCTTATCTTGCCACCAGCGATGTCCGTTGCGCTGCTGCCATTATTGCTGCGATCAGAACAGGCACTCGGGTCAGTGTTGCATAGCTTGACAATGGAAGGTAACTATATCATAGTTAGCTGACTCTGGAGACAAATAGCTCTTGATTCTGTCGTCTAGAAACTCGGTCGATGTCAACCAAGGGCTGCTTGATACAACTACATGCAGTCATCTATTGTACGGCTCAGGATATGAGCAACAAGCCAGCAAGCTTTCAGGGCTGCTACCGGGGCTTCAATGTCACAAGTTGAAAGCCTACCAAGACTACTTTGAGACTGTTGGCTGTGGTGAGCAGGATAATTCCTCGCATGAGTTTCGCAGTGGTGAAACAGCCCTGATTCTTCATTCGAGTGGTACAACTGGTCGGCCTAAACCTATTGAAATCACATACGGCGCACTGGCTCAGATGGACGAGACTGAAGAAATGCCTAGTCCGGATGGTCGAAAGAACAAATACAGCGACATGTTCTCGAATGACACATTAGTCACGACTCTTCCCTTCTCCCATGTGATGGGACTTACGACGCTCGCCCGTTCTATCTACTCCCAAGGACCACTGGTCCTTTTACCACAAGGAAAGCCCCCTACAGCTCACGACATGATAACGGCGATCCGCCAGTCCGGAGCATTGTTAGCAATCTTTGTACCATCTATGCTTCAGGAAGTCTGCGACATGTCTGGGGGGCTGGATACTCTCTCGTCCTTGAAAGGTGTTTGGTACGGTGGTGGACCACTCAATCACGCCTGCGGAGACAAAATCTCCCAAGTTACTAAGCTCCTGTGTGGCTACGGGTCTACCGAGATGATGACGGTGTTTACGCTTACCCCGCTTCATGATGAGGACTGGGAGTATCTTGAGTGGCACCCCGAGGCAGGAGTAGTCATGGAAGAGGTGACAGAAACGGTCTTCGAAATGGTCATAGAAAGAAAATCAGACTGGAGATGGCAGCCTGTGTTCTACAATTATCCAAATTTGTCCAACTGGCGATCGAAGGACCTATTCGAGAGGCATCCATCAAACGGGGAATTATGGCGCTATGTTGGCAGAATTGATGATCTGATTGTACTCAGCAACGGGGAAAAGATAAATCCAGCGAGTATCGAAGCAGGCATCAAGCAGCATCCCCTCGTCACAGACGCCTTCGTCTTCGGTTCTGGCAGGTTCAACCTGGgcatccttctcgagctcagCGAAAGCCAGACTAAACCAGAGAGCATCCAAGAACGCATCGATGAAGTTTGGCCGACTCTGAGCGAGGTCAACGACGACATGCCGGGTCATGCCAAGGTCTTAAGATCCATGatccttctttctcttcccgAGAAACCGTTCGCACGAAGTCCAAAAGGCTCAGTCAATCGCCAAGCCACCTTGGAGCTTTATAAGAGCGAGATTGAGGATTTATATGAGGGCAAAGAAAACTTTCCTGATCGCAAAGCCTCTCTGCCAGAGACGGAGGATTCATATCGATGCTTGACAAATGAGATCGTTGAATTAGTGAAGACGGTTCTGGgccaccaagaagatcctccTATTGACCAGGATCTGTTCGAACTTGGTCTGGATTCATTAACGGCCTTGGAGCTGGCCGACAAGATTCAGGAATCGTTTGCTAAGATTGGCAGTACATCTCACGAATGTACTGCTGAAAGCCTATACAGATTCCCCACTATCAGGAAACTTGTTGACAACCTATCACAACCCGCACCATCCGATGATACCTCCTCTCATCAGGAAAGTGGTGTGAAGCCTTCGAGGGAGGAGAATATGTCTCGCTTAATACACAAGTATACAGCAGTACTTGGACTAAGTCGTGCAGCACCTTCTGAAAGCAAGTTGGCAGTTGTCTTGACGGGTTCAACTGGACATCTTGGGTCCTACATTCTCTCCTCGTTGCTCGACACAAAGGATGTTGGCACTATTTACTGTCTTAACCGATCAGCAGACGCCGAGACTAAACAGAAGAAACGCTTTCAGAGCATGGGTCTTGATTTTCATGATTCATTCGATGATACCATTGAATTTATTCACTGTGATTTCAATCATAATATGCTTGGCATCTCTGCCCGCAAGTTTGACGAAATTCGGACAAGCATGACGCATTTTATTCATTGTGCGTGGCCAGTCGACTTCAACAAGTCACTCGAAACTTTTGAGAAAACTGCAATCACGGGAATGGCCAATTGCATATCATTTGTTTCCGAGGCTGATAAAAAGCCCGCATTTATATTCATCTCTTCGATTGCCAGTGTTGGTAACTGGAGCGTGATTCATTCCGGCCAAAACCAAGATCCATGTGTTGTGCCCGAATTGTGCATCTCAGACAACAGCGCCCCCCTACACCAGGGTTATGGAGAGTCTAAGCACGTCGCAAGCTGTATCTTGGCTAACGCTGTGGAGAAGCTAGGTATACGAGCCGCCATCATACGTGTTGGTCAGCTCTGTGGGCCACGCAGCGTAGAAGGGAGATGGAACGATTCTGGTAGGGCTTCACCTATGTACTCCCTTGAATGAATTGCTAACACATTTTTGCCGGCAGAATGGGTTCCTGCCTTGATAAAATCTTCAATTACGCTTGGAAAGCTTCCTCGTTCGTTGGGGAACCACTCCGTTGACTGGGTACCTATCGATACGGCTGCTTCCACTATTGTGGACATATCAATGTCATCGGAGTGTTCGCGTGCCTTGAATGCAAATGGCAGAGAAGGCGTGTCATTATCATGTTACAACTTGGTAAACCCTCACATCGCTGACTGGGGTGATCTTATCCCTGCTGTCCAAGAGTACTACAAAAGCTTTGGCAATACCGATACTAATTTGGAAAttgtcgatcttggagaCTGGATCCAAGATGTGGAAAACAAAGGTGGCGCCTCTGATCAGGTACATTCGTTACCCGCGATCAAATTACTGCGGCTTTTCAAAGACCTCGATAAGCATACAGACGCTGCCCTTCGGTTCTCTCTCGAAAATACATCTCGGTCCTCTGCAGTATTCGAAAAGTTGGGGCCAATCACTAAGCAGGATATGGCAAAATGGCTCGCGGCTTGGAACTTCATGGATTGAAGAGCATGCAGTACAAGAAACATTCATTACGATCTGAAATTCTAGCTATCATTTCCATGCAATTGCGTCAAGAAACTTTTCAAATACCTGGGCTCTATGACTAGTCTGTGATGGCCGTCGCGGTTTCGGCCGCTACATAAACTGTTCTTCACTCACTTATTTTGCAAATATCAATTCTGGCACGGCCAAGCATAATACGTGTTGAGTGGTTATGTGAGCTGATCTTATTATCACTAGAATTGTTCGCAGGTTATATCAACACGACTACCATCACAAACATACGGTATCTAAATTTGATTGTGGTGTGCACAATAACGCTTTTGCTTCCTCTTTTCGGACATGAAACTAAGAAGACGAATGAAATTGGAACTAGTGAAATATTTGCGTG is a genomic window containing:
- a CDS encoding probable catechol O-methyltransferase yields the protein MISKLYKPEEEVCVSIPTRLNYTFLRKTTQYGDGREQQLLDFVKSHPRLNLMENNPSEALSAIDEFGHQENFLMNVGKNKGAIVTNIIAERSPALMVELGGYIGYSAILFGDALKKAGGQKYISLEINETFASVASSLISIAGLNDIVEVRVGPCVASLQRIREENLNLQIDLLFLDHQKSAYVADLMLCEELSLIRSGSIVVADNVISPGAPFYLDYIRGSQQEKEQLRGQLAKEDERLLRIGNCSLKYTSRLHKGFEPTGEPDGIEESVCA
- a CDS encoding related to nonribosomal peptide synthetase; the protein is MRHLSEVVEALAHQAADKCWVRIMQTSEERQAFCDITWSGLQSAVINFSSFMKNETADVNGRSTLAYLATSDVRCAAAIIAAIRTGTRLLILSSRNSVDVNQGLLDTTTCSHLLYGSGYEQQASKLSGLLPGLQCHKLKAYQDYFETVGCGEQDNSSHEFRSGETALILHSSGTTGRPKPIEITYGALAQMDETEEMPSPDGRKNKYSDMFSNDTLVTTLPFSHVMGLTTLARSIYSQGPLVLLPQGKPPTAHDMITAIRQSGALLAIFVPSMLQEVCDMSGGLDTLSSLKGVWYGGGPLNHACGDKISQVTKLLCGYGSTEMMTVFTLTPLHDEDWEYLEWHPEAGVVMEEVTETVFEMVIERKSDWRWQPVFYNYPNLSNWRSKDLFERHPSNGELWRYVGRIDDLIVLSNGEKINPASIEAGIKQHPLVTDAFVFGSGRFNLGILLELSESQTKPESIQERIDEVWPTLSEVNDDMPGHAKVLRSMILLSLPEKPFARSPKGSVNRQATLELYKSEIEDLYEGKENFPDRKASLPETEDSYRCLTNEIVELVKTVLGHQEDPPIDQDLFELGLDSLTALELADKIQESFAKIGSTSHECTAESLYRFPTIRKLVDNLSQPAPSDDTSSHQESGVKPSREENMSRLIHKYTAVLGLSRAAPSESKLAVVLTGSTGHLGSYILSSLLDTKDVGTIYCLNRSADAETKQKKRFQSMGLDFHDSFDDTIEFIHCDFNHNMLGISARKFDEIRTSMTHFIHCAWPVDFNKSLETFEKTAITGMANCISFVSEADKKPAFIFISSIASVGNWSVIHSGQNQDPCVVPELCISDNSAPLHQGYGESKHVASCILANAVEKLGIRAAIIRVGQLCGPRSVEGRWNDSEWVPALIKSSITLGKLPRSLGNHSVDWVPIDTAASTIVDISMSSECSRALNANGREGVSLSCYNLVNPHIADWGDLIPAVQEYYKSFGNTDTNLEIVDLGDWIQDVENKGGASDQVHSLPAIKLLRLFKDLDKHTDAALRFSLENTSRSSAVFEKLGPITKQDMAKWLAAWNFMD